A stretch of the Vitis vinifera cultivar Pinot Noir 40024 chromosome 16, ASM3070453v1 genome encodes the following:
- the LOC100240796 gene encoding probable folate-biopterin transporter 7, translated as MVSGENGEEERRRRIRGLLGLGFCVQGFRCFPWTAINFFLKDGLNAAPSTLQLLQSSANLPMVGKPLYGVVSDAIYIGGQHRIPYIAIGAVLQAVSWLAIAILPSSNISIFTITLYLLLSNLGASIVEVANDAIVAEIGRQPTSSSKKKQASSSGELQSFVWMASSMGGVLGNLLGGVTIDRFSSQAMFLTFGILLAIQFLITITFSESSLHLPKSPSNVGIRKQLSELTFALKKPEIAYSISWFAASYAIIPALTGTMFFYQTQYLKIDSSVLGISKVFGQAAMLLWSIIYNQYLKSVPPRKLISAIQVTMAMFMLSDILFMKGIYRNMGMPDSVYVVIFSGLLEVLYFFKILPFSVLIAQLCPRGCEGSLMAFLMSAIALAFIVSGYLGVALASYVGVTADDFSGMPQGLLIQAACTLVPLFWSSCIPEEKARTEKKD; from the exons ATGGTGTCAGGGGAGAATGGAGAGGAGGAGAGGCGGCGGCGGATCAGGGGACTGCTGGGTCTAGGGTTCTGTGTGCAGGGGTTCAGGTGCTTCCCATGGACTGCCATCAACTTCTTCCTCAAGGACGGCCTTAACGCCGCCCCTTCCACCCTCCAGCTCCTCCAGAGCTCCGCCAATCTCCCCATGGTCGGAAAACCCCTATACGGCGTCGTTTCCGACGCCATCTACATCGGAGGCCAGCACCGCATCCCCTACATCGCCATCGGAG CTGTCCTACAAGCAGTGTCATGGCTTGCTATAGCAATCCTTCCCTCATCAAACATCTCAATCTTCACTATCACCCTGTATCTACTCCTCAGCAATCTTGGTGCTTCAATAGTTGAGGTTGCTAATGATGCCATTGTTGCAGAGATTGGAAGACAGCCCACTTCCTCTTCTAAAAAGAAACAAGCATCTTCCTCTGGTGAGCTCCAGTCCTTTGTTTGGATGGCTTCCTCCATGGGTGGTGTCCTTGGAAACCTGCTAGGTGGTGTCACCATTGACCGCTTCTCATCTCAAGCAATGTTCCTCACATTTGGCATTCTCCTTGCCATCCAGTTTCTCATAACAATTACCTTTAGCGAAAGCTCTCTTCACCTACCCAAGAGTCCATCCAATGTTGGGATCAGAAAACAACTCTCAGAGCTCacttttgctttaaaaaaaccCGAGATTGCTTACTCAATATCATGGTTTGCAGCATCTTATGCCATAATTCCTGCCCTAACAGGCACCATGTTCTTCTACCAAACACAGTATTTGAAGATTGACTCATCAGTACTGGGGATCTCTAAGGTGTTTGGCCAGGCAGCAATGCTTCTGTGGAGCATCATCTACAATCAATACTTGAAGTCTGTCCCACCAAGGAAACTGATCTCTGCCATTCAGGTAACCATGGCCATGTTCATGCTTTCAGACATTTTGTTCATGAAGGGGATTTATCGAAACATGGGCATGCCAGACTCGGTCTATGTTGTGATTTTCTCGGGTCTTTTAGAGGTTCTCTACTTCTTTAAGATTCTGCCATTCAGTGTTCTAATAGCACAGCTCTGCCCACGAGGATGCGAGGGATCCCTGATGGCATTTCTTATGTCAGCCATCGCCCTTGCATTCATAGTAAGCGGGTATCTTGGGGTGGCGCTAGCCTCATATGTTGGAGTCACCGCAGATGATTTCTCAGGGATGCCGCAAGGCCTGCTGATACAGGCAGCATGTACACTGGTTCCTCTCTTCTGGTCTTCTTGTATCCCAGAAGAAAAAGCCAGAACAGAGAAGAAGGATTAG
- the LOC100263057 gene encoding uncharacterized protein LOC100263057: protein MASGNMKGYFKQKKSGGGRGIAKPKPSKKSTKIQPTHVATLGSDVVQPSTLSAHNLQDDEYDGNETVLRQFDMNMAYGPCLGMSRLARWERAQRLGLNPPKEIETLLKQGKARADCLWDGCV from the exons atggctTCAGGCAACATGAAGGGTTACTTCAAGCAGAAGAAGAGTGGAGGAGGAAGAGGAATCGCCAAGCCAAAGCCTTCCAAGAAATCCACTAAGATACAGCCTACCCATGTCGCCACTTTAGGCTCTGATGTGGTCCAACCTTCAACCCTCTCAGCCCATAATCTCCAAG ATGATGAATATGATGGGAATGAGACGGTGTTGAGGCAGTTTGACATGAACATGGCATATGGACCATGCCTAGGGATGAGCAGACTGGCGCGATGGGAGCGTGCTCAGCGTCTAGGCCTGAACCCTCCCAAGGAGATTGAAACCCTCCTGAAACAAGGCAAGGCTCGGGCTGACTGCTTGTGGGATGGCTGCGTTTAG